The following nucleotide sequence is from Pedobacter sp. PACM 27299.
GCTTTTTCACTTTCTTTGGTCAGCAGGTTCTCTTTTTTGAAACCGTTTTCCAAAGCAAACTGAAGTGCGCCATCACCTACAAGCATCACATGCGGCGTTTTTTCCATCACCATTCTGGCCACAGAAATGGGATGGATGATGTGTTCTAATCCAGCAACGGCACCGCAGTTGCCCAAATCATCCATAATACAGGCATCCAGTGTCACATGACCATCTCTGTCTGGCAAGCCGCCATAACCTACGGATTGGTTTTTTGGATCAGCTTCAGGAACATGTACTCCTTGTTCTACCGCGTCCAGTGCTCTTCCGCCTGCAGATAATACCTTCCATGCCGCCTGATTGGCAGCAATGCCGAAATCCCAGGTAGAGATGACGATTGGTTTTACAGGTGCATGAGATGGGCTTGGGATCATTGCAGCAGCGCTTGTTCTATCAATGGCTAATAAGGAGGCAGAAAGCGCAGATGCTTTAATGAATTTTCTACGGTTAAACATGTTTGGTATAGCTTTAAATAATTTGAAAGTGATCGGCGTCTTTTAAGAATGGGAAGGCCCTGCGGGTTTTAGCCAGTTCTTCGTAGCCGATACTAAAGGTATAAAGATCTTCGTCTTCGGGTTTATAATAAATGGTTTTACCCATTGGATCGATACATTGGGAATGCCCGCTATGATATAGTTCTTTACCATCATGACCCACACGATTGGCTGCAATCACATAACTCTGGTTTTCGATGGCACGGGCAGGAATCAGTGCGTTCCAATGAACAGCACGTTTATCAGGCCAGCTGGCAATCAGCAGTAGAATGTCGTATTCTTCATTCTGATTACGCAGCCATACCGGGAAGCGGAGGTCATAACAGATCGCAAGGCGGATTTTCCAGCCTTTTAATGTTACAATGACTTTGTCTTTGCCTGGAGAATAGTTTTTATCTTCTTCACCCAGGCCAAATAAATGTCTTTTATCGTAATGGCTATAGCCGCCATCCGGAAGCATCCAGATCAGTCGGTTATAATAATGACCGTCTTCTTTGATGATCAGACTGCCAGTAACTACGCATTCATATTTTTGTGCAATCTCCTTCATCCACTGCATAGTTTTACCATTCATCTCTTCAGCGAGTGCTGGAGCGTTCATGCTAAAACCGGTGTTAAACATCTCTGGAAGTACAATCAGGTCTGTTTTTTCTTTAACACCTGAGGACAATCTTAGGGATAGATTCTGCAGGTTTTTGTCAACATTCTCCCAAAATAAATAGGCCTGGAAAATTGTGATTTTCAGGTTTTTAATACTTAGGTAATCTGGACTTTCCATTATTGTAATTTAAAGGGATGTAAATTATAATTTAACTAGTCTTTCAACGGCTTTTTCCAATGTTTCTTGTTTTTTTGCAAAACAAAACCTCAAAACATGGTGATCCGTATTCCTAATGTAGAAGGCTGAAACCGGAATGGAGGCAACTCCATATTCTTTGATTAACCTTTCGGCCATGGCGACATCTTTTTCATCGCTGAGGTGCTCATAGCTAACGCATTGGAAATAAGAACCATCGCAAGGTAATAATTTAAACTTAGTTTCGGTAAGGAGCGAACGAAACAAATCGCGCTTCTGCTGGAAGAAGGCAGATAAGCCAAGATACGATTGCGGATCTTTCAGGTAACGTGCGATACCCACCTGCATCGGAGTATTTACACTGAATACATTGAATTGGTGTATTTTTCTGAACTCCTTCATCATTTGTTCAGGCGCCAGGCAGTACCCCAATTTCCAGCCGGTAGTATGCAGTAATTTGCCGAAGGAAGCCACAATAAAGCTTCTTTCGCGGAGTTCCGGGTATAAAGCCACACTATGGTGTTGCTTACCATCGAAAATGATATGTTCATACACCTCATCACTTAAAATCATGATGTCGGTATTTTTTGTTAATTTGATGAGTGCTTTGATGTCCTTTTCTGATAAAACGCAGCCAGTTGGATTCTGTGGGCTATTCAAGATGATCATTTTGGTATTGGCGGAGAATAGTTTTTTCACCATTTCCCAGTCGATCTCATATTGAGGAGGGGCAAGCTCATAAGGTTTAACCAGGCCGCCCAGCAACTTTATCGTAGGGGCATAAGCATCGTAAGCAGGTTCAAAAATAATCACCTCATCACCAGGATGAATATAAGCGCTTAAAGCGGTGAATATAGCCTGTGTACCTCCGGCAGTAACATTGATCTCCGTTTCCGGATGATAATTTGCGCCATAAAGTTGATTCATCTTTTCGGTAATCACTTCTCGCAGGGCTGCTAAACCAGTCATGGGGGCATATTGATTAAAGCCCTGGCGCATGGCCTCCGCTACATATTCGATGAGTTTCGGATCACATTCATAATCAGGAAATCCCTGAGAAAGATTAATGGCCTGATGTTCTTCTGCTAATTTGGACATGACCGAAAATATGTTCGTTCCTGTGCCAGGTAGTTTGGATTGTGTAGCTATCATGTGGCAACGAAAATAGAAATAATATTTATCGTCTTATATCAGATTTATTTAATAATTTCATCTTGCTATGACTTTTAAAACAAAAGAAAGCAGATTATTGCTCATTCTAGGCTCCTTTTTCGTGGCCAATGCGATCCTTTCAGAATTTATAGGTGTAAAAATATTTACGGTGGAAGGCACACTGGGCATCAAACAGTTTGATATCAATTTGCTGGGCGTTCCAAACCTCTCCTTTAACATGTCTGCAGGGGTACTTACCTGGCCTTTAATTTTTATCATGACGGATATTATCAACGAATATTTTGGCGTTCGGCAGGTCCGGTTTTTATCTGTGCTGGCGGCTATTCTGATTTCTTACGCCTTTTTTGTGGTCGCAGCAGCGATGAGACTTTCGCCTTCTGATTTCTGGGTAAATCAAACCATTGATGGCCATCCGCTCAATATGAATCATGCTTTTGCCGGGATATTCGGACAAGGGATGTGGATCATTGTGGGTTCTGTGATTGCCTTTTTAGTAGGGCAGATTGCGGATGTGTTTATCTTTCATAAAATTAAAAAAGTAACCGGAGAACGTGCTTTATGGCTTCGTGCCACAGGTTCTACAGTGATTTCTCAATTTATAGACAGTTTTGTCGTGATCTTTATTGCTTTTTATTTGAATCCTCAATACCACTGGAGCTGGCAAATGGTGACTGCAATCGGTCTGGTGAATTATACTTATAAATTTGTAGTCGCAATTTTAATGACGCCCTTACTGTATGTGGTGCATCATGTGATTGACCGTTATCTGGGCAAGGATCTTTCGCAGCGTATGATTAAAATGGCAGGAAGATAGCGGCAGCCTGGATTTACCAGATTACAGCTTAATTCTTTTGTCGAACACAAATGGCTCAAACTTCAGTAATTTGATGAACTTGAAATCCGCATGGTTAGGGTTGAGGAGAAAATTTGATTCCGCTGATATAATGGAAGAGGGGACTTTCAATAGGGCCGTTTTTTCATTCCTGACCCAATTCTCCCCTAATTCCTGTGTATAAGACATGTTTTCAAAGAAAACCAGTTTTCTGGTAATGATTTCAAGGGGATACTGGCAATGGGGAGGTCATCCGGAATTTCAATCGTCATGACCTGGAAGGCACTGTTCAGCCCAAATTGACTCCGATGGACTACATTTTCCAGACAAGCCAAAGAACGTGATTCCGCTGTATAAATCATGGAAACATCATTCGGATTCCATCTTGCTGCGCGGCCTGAAGCGACTAATGAGCCAGCGTAATTGCTCAAACAAATGCGAAATACCTGCATAAATTAAGCGAGATCTCCGTGAGCAATTCTAATGAGCTCTTCTTCAATGAGACTGATGCCTGTAAAAGTGTCCATTAAATCAAAGGGAATTTGGTGGCCAAGCCCATAAGAAGGGGTATTGAGCCATTGGTGAAAAGCCTTTGCCCTGCCAAAGATTTCTATTCCTTTTTCAAATAGAGAAAAAGACTTTAAAAGTTTCTCGCTGAGGGAAGGATCTAATCTGGATGCATTAGAAGCGTAGTTCTGGATGGTTTTAACATTAGTTTTAAAGGTATCCTGGAACTCTTCCCTGGTAAAACCCGAAAGACTTAAAAAATCCAGTGCAGCTTTTGCTGATAAGCCTGATTTTGAACTCATGAGCAAGCTGATAGAATCGTTGTACAATGGCTGATAAGGGGCGATTAAAGCGGCCTCTGCAACAACAGATAGGGGTGTTTTATCTTTGTAAGGTTTTGAAGTGTTTGCCATAACCATAAATTTTATTCAATTCGAATATACGGAATTTTTTCCGGTAGCTCTGGAATATTTTCCATAAAAAAACCGCAATCCTGGTTTTGATGACCTTTCAGGTAAAAAATAGGAATGCGGTTTTTGATAAGCAGGGGAGTTTAGCTCATCCTTTTAACTTCCAGGATTTTAAACTCCTGAATGCCGTCAGGCATTTCCCAGTTGATAATGTCGCCTGTTCTGTAGCCAAATAAAGCAATGCTGATCGGAGCAAAAACAGATACCTTTTGCACCTTGATGTTTGCTTCTTCCGGCATTACAATCTTAAAGCTAAACTCTTTACCGGTTTTTGTATTGGCAATTCTAGCTTCAGATTTCAGACATACCACGTCTTCAGGAAGATCCTGATCTGCGTAGATCGTTGCCTCTTTGATCTCTTTTCTTAGTTTTTCTTTATTATAAGGACTCATGTTTGATTTGTCCAGGTGATCTTTTAATAGTTTTAAATCGCTTTTTGAAAGTGATAATGTTTTTGTTTCCATGTTTAAATGTCTTAATGTAATGATTGATGATTAATTCCTTAATAAGATACAGGGAGGCAAACTGATGTTTACGAATTATCACACCTTAAGAGGTGTAATTGCTTAATATAAAAAAGAAAATACACAATCGCTTGCTATTTCCTTAAATTATAAAATAACGAAAATCATCAGAAGAAAAATGCCCCTGAACCGAAGAGTAGAATGAAATGATTCGGGGCTTAGTTAATAAAGTCTTTACTGCTGATTTGATAAGTAAAGCCGAAGGGATAGTTTTCCCTGAAGAACCTTTTGAACAGCGCATAGGCTTGCAGCTGACTCTTATTATAAGTCATTAAGGTTGCCTGATGTATGCCTGTTCTTTGTTTCATTATTGCTAATCTCGGTAGGTTTTTTATTAAATCAAAGGAAAAATGGATTTATCTTAGTATTAAGGGCTTTAATTGACATTGGTGTTATTGTTCTAGCTGATTTGCTGAATATTTCTGCAGTTATCCTTCATTATGCTCCCGGATGGCTGATGAGTTCTGCAAAACATCTCGAGCAGCCTTAAGGATATTTGCTGATTGGCCTGGTAAAACATAGGAATTGGTCTAGCATATACACCGGTTTCCTGCTGAAACATGAGGATGATTCTTGCAAAATATCCTCATGTTTCTAGTGCAAATTCTGAGGTCTGAAGCTGGAAAAAAAAGCCAGATATTTGGCAGTAGCAGTGTCGAAATTCAGCGTTACAACACGCTTTTTGGGCGGTTAATAATGTCGGAAAGCCGAATAAATTGGCCCTTATAGGCGCTAATAAGACCGAAAAAAGTAAGATTTAACAGAAAAAACGCAATAGAATGGAAGTTATGTACGTTTATTTCCAAAATAATATATATTTGGCCACAAATTAAATATTTAAAACATGGAAAAATTTTCAAAAGTTAAAGAATTATTAGCTTCTATTGAAGCTGACGCTGAGAAGTTTTATAATGCAGGAAACAGTGCTGCAGGAACTAGAGTACGTAAAGCTATGCAGGATTTAAAAGTTCTTGCTCAGGAAATTCGTTCTGAAGTAACAGAGAAAAAAAACAGCGAAAAATAATATCGATTTATTCGAAAAGCAGCAGCACCATCAACCGTGCTGCTGCTATTTTACCTCCCCATCATTATGCCCTATACTGCCGCCCCTAACAGATATACTCAAATGCAATACCGCAGATGCGGAAACAGTGGACTGAAGCTACCAGCCATTTCTCTTGGCTTATGGCATAACTTCGGTCATGTGGATCAGCTGGAAAACTGCAGTGAGATTTTAAAACTGGCTTTCGACAATGGAGTTACCCATTTTGACCTTGCTAATAATTACGGTCCGCCTCCAGGATCTGCAGAGGAAAATTTTGGTCGCTTGCTGAAAAGAGATTTCGAAGGATATAGAGATGAAATGATCATTTCTTCTAAGGCAGGATATACAATGTGGGATGGACCTTATGGAGATTGGGGTTCCAAAAAATACCTGGTATCCAGCCTGGATCAAAGTCTGAAAAGAATGGGCATGGAGTATGTCGATATTTTTTACCATCACCGTCCGGATCCGCAAACGCCACTAGAGGAAACAATGGCAGCATTAGACCTGATCGTACGTCAAGGAAAAGCATTATATGTCGGGATATCTAATTACCAGGCAGAAGAAGCTGCCGAAGCGATGAAAATCTTAAAACGTTTGGGCACACCATGTCTGATTCATCAACCTAAATACTCCATGTATGAACGTTGGGTAGAAGGAGGTTTGCTGGATTTACTAGGCAATGAAGGTATAGGATGTATTCCTTTTTCACCGCTCGCTCAAGGGATGCTGACCAATAAATACCTGAAAGGGATTCCTGAAGATTCTCGTGCAGCAAAGTCGCATGGCGCATTACAGCAAGATCAATTGACGCCTGAAAGATTGAAACAGCTGAATGCACTGAATGCAGTTGCGGAAAGCCGTGGACAAAAACTGGCACAAATGGCCTTGTCATGGATTTTAAAAGATGAACGCATTACCTCCGTATTGGTGGGCGCCAGTAAAGCTGAACAGCTTGCGGATTCTTTAAAATGTTTGAACAACCTTGATTTCAGCACAGAAGAACTACAGAAAATTGAGCAGATTTTAGCCTCTTAGTTAGTACGAGGCATAAATCATTAAAAGAAGCTGTCTTAAATAGCAATTCAAGACAGCCGCTTTATTTTTTATAGGGTTAGTGCTGCGGTCAATTCTATTTCCGCTTGTAAATCCTGCACAAAATCGTCAATCTGTGCCTTGGTTACCCCAGGCATACAGATCACGTGACTATTGCCATCTTCGGTAGCAATCTGCCATTTCTGTCGCAATGCGATAGAAGGCGCTGGGAATACCACCGTTAAGGCAGAGGGATTAGTCCATGCTGGTACGCCAATATTATTTAGGCTTTTTACCGTATAGGCTGCGGTTTCCAGACATTCCAAAGCGCGTTGCTTTAATCCTTCTTTTCCCAGTTTTTTAAGCGCATACCAGATGAAAATAGGGCTGTGACCATTTCTGCTACCCGTAATCGTAGTGTCTACGGTGCCGATATATGGAATCGCTTTTCCAATCCTGTCTTTATAATTCTTTTTCACCAATACCAACCCGCAAGGGATAGGAGAGCCGATAAATTTATGTCCGCTGATGGCCATACTGTCGGTCCCATGGTTAAAATCAAAACCTGGTTTTAAATTCAGTAAAGCACTATAAGTGCCAGCTAAAGCAGCATCACAATGGATATAATGATTTTTAATCGCTTGCCTGCGGAGGATTTGCTGAATTTGCTGCAAATCATCTTTTGCTTCCATCATCGTGGTGCCAATATTGGCCAGAATGATCACCGGCTGATCCCTGTGCATTTGTACCATCGCATTCAAATCCTCGTAATCCATCTCCCCATTTTCTTGAGTTCTGATCACGATGCTGCGCAGATTGAGCAGCTGTATGTTCTTTTGAACACTATAATGTGTGGCTTCAGAATAATAAACGATGCCATTAGGATAGAGTTCCCTGGCCACGTAAAGGCCATATAAATTTCCTTCAGAGCCACCATTGGTCACATAACCCCACCAGTTATTTGCTGGTGCATGGAACAATTCAGCAAAAAACTCCAATACTTCCAGCTCCAGAGAACGCGAATTCAGATCGTAAGTAGATTCTACCCATGGATCGCCCACATTGTTTAAAGGCAGTTTTAAAAGTGGATATAATTCTGAATAATCAAAATCTTGTGCAATTGGGTAACCGATGAAGTGCTTGGCACGCTCTTCAGCGAGTTTCATATAAGCGCTTAAACGCTCATTATCTTTAGTATTTAATGGAGTCTTCATGGGTAGTCATGATATTTGGTTTTTAATCCTTCAAAATTAGATAAGTACCATATTATTTCCTTTGCTTATCTGATATTCAATAAAAAATACTGTTATGGATACATTATACAGTAAAAACCACCATATTTGTGGCTTGCTGGATCCTATTTCAGCAAAATACTATGATGGAGAATTTAGATAAGCTCGACACCAGGATATTAAACATCCTGCAAAAGGACGCTTCTTTAAGCACAAAAGACATTGCAGGGGAAATCGGCCTAAGTATTTCCCCCACTCACGAGCGCATTAAACGACTAAAATCAGCAGGATATATAGAGAAATATGTAGCGCTGGTAAACCGGGAAAAGCTTGGAAAACACCTGCTGGTGCTTTGTACCGTAACTTTAAAAGAACAATCCATTGCTACCTTAAAAAACTTCGAGGAATCAGTAGTGCAGTTTAAGGAAGTGCTGGAAGTTTTGTGTATTGCCGGCGGACAAGATTATCTGCTAAAGATTGTAGTAGATGATGTAGACGATTACCATACTTTTGTGGTTACTCATTTATCTTCACTTTCAAATATTTCTACGTTAAGCAGTAGTTTTGTGTTAAAAGAGATCAAAAGAGAAACGGCATTCCACCTTATTTTCTAACTTTAGGCATGGAATCAATACAAACTTTGCCCGAATTAAACGCAGAGGAGCTTCGTGTGCTAGGCGTTTTAATGGAGAAATCTAAAACTACCCCTGAATATTACCCAATGACCATTAACAGTCTGACAGCAGCCTGTAATCAAAAGACCTCAAGGAAACCTGTGGTTCAGTATGACGAACAGACTGTGGTACTGGCATTGGATACCCTCAAAAGAAAAGGATTGATTTCTACGGCTACCGGAGGATCAAGCCGCAGCATTAAATACAAGCATAACTTCGCGATTGTATTCCCGGTAACGCCTCAGGAAGTCGCTATTCTTTGTCTATTAATGCTGAGAGGCCCTCAAACTCCAGGAGAGCTAAATACCAATTCCGGTAGATTGTATGAATTCGAATCTTTGGAAGAAGTACAATCCGTATTGGAACGTTTAACGGATGCTGAGCCTCCTTACGTCATTCAATTGCCGAGAAAAGCCGGACAAAAAGAAATGCGTTACGCACATTTACTTTCTGGTGCACCTGATTTAAATGCAGAAGACTCAACAGAAGAAGCCGCTCAAAAAACGAACTCAGATCTGGAAAACCGGGTGCTGAAGCTCGAAACAGAATTGGACGAATTAAAGACCGCTTTTGCTCAGCTGATGAAGGAACTGATGGGCTAAAATCCCATTCCGCTAAAACTATCAACAAAACCTGGTGTTATCCTTTTATAACATCCATTTCCTATTGATCTGTGATGTTATGATCCTAAAAACATCATATTATGTCAAAAAAAGTAGCAGAACAATTGGTGGAAATGCTTGTTGAAGCAGGTATTAAGCGTATTTATGCCGTAACGGGCGATAGTTTAAATGAGCTAAATGATGCGGTAAGACGCAACGATAACATCCGCTGGATCCATGTGAGGCATGAAGAAGCAGGGGCTTATGCTGCCGCTGCAGAAGCAGAATTGCATGGCCTTGCGTGTTGTGCCGGCAGCAGCGGGCCTGGTCATGTGCATTTGATCAATGGCTTATATGATGCCCATCGTGCAGGTGCCGCCGTTTTGGCAATAGCCTCTACTTGCGCAACTACTGAATTCGGTTCCGGTTATTTTCAGGAAACCAATACCACCAAGCTTTTTGATGATTGCAGTCATTACAATCAAATTGCCACTACTCCCGCTCAGCTGCCGAGAATGACACAGGCAGCTTTGCAGCATGCCTTTCACCATAAAGGGGTGGCCGTTCTTGGTTTGCCCGGTGATGTGAGCAGTATGGAGGCAGTCGAAAATATGTCCGCAGATAAAACGTATTTTTCTAAAGCAAGTATCTGCCCGGCAGAAGAGGAGCTGTTAGCACTTTCCCGCCTGATCAATACACATAAAAAGATCGCGATATTCTGTGGAATCGGTGCTGTCGAAGCACATGATGAGGTCGTTAAACTTGCAGAAATGCTTAAAGCTCCTGTAGGTTACTCTTTCAGGGGTAAAATGGGAATCCAGTATGATAACCCTTATGAAGTAGGGATGACCGGCCTCCTTGGTTTGCCGTCTGCCTACCATAGCATGCACGAAAGTGACCTGGTGATTTTATTAGGCACAGATTTCCCTTACGTTCCCTTTATCCCACAGGATAAAATTTTAGTACAAATCGATAGTAAACCTGAACGCCTGGGTAGGAGAGCCAAGCTGGATATGGGGCTGCATGGAGATATCAAAACCAGTTTAAATGCGCTATTTCCATTATTAGATACCAATACCGATGATAGTTTTCTGGCCGCACAATTGAAAGTTTATGAAAAAGTAAAAGAACATTTGAATACTTATGTAGCGGATAAAGGGGAAAAGGATGCGATTCATCCCGAAGCCGTTGCTTTTGAAATTAATAAACTGGCTGCTCAAGATGCTATTTTTACGGTGGATACCGGAATGTGCTGTGTTTGGGGTTCCAGATACATT
It contains:
- a CDS encoding YceH family protein, giving the protein MESIQTLPELNAEELRVLGVLMEKSKTTPEYYPMTINSLTAACNQKTSRKPVVQYDEQTVVLALDTLKRKGLISTATGGSSRSIKYKHNFAIVFPVTPQEVAILCLLMLRGPQTPGELNTNSGRLYEFESLEEVQSVLERLTDAEPPYVIQLPRKAGQKEMRYAHLLSGAPDLNAEDSTEEAAQKTNSDLENRVLKLETELDELKTAFAQLMKELMG
- a CDS encoding nitrilase family protein; amino-acid sequence: MESPDYLSIKNLKITIFQAYLFWENVDKNLQNLSLRLSSGVKEKTDLIVLPEMFNTGFSMNAPALAEEMNGKTMQWMKEIAQKYECVVTGSLIIKEDGHYYNRLIWMLPDGGYSHYDKRHLFGLGEEDKNYSPGKDKVIVTLKGWKIRLAICYDLRFPVWLRNQNEEYDILLLIASWPDKRAVHWNALIPARAIENQSYVIAANRVGHDGKELYHSGHSQCIDPMGKTIYYKPEDEDLYTFSIGYEELAKTRRAFPFLKDADHFQII
- a CDS encoding Lrp/AsnC family transcriptional regulator, with product MMENLDKLDTRILNILQKDASLSTKDIAGEIGLSISPTHERIKRLKSAGYIEKYVALVNREKLGKHLLVLCTVTLKEQSIATLKNFEESVVQFKEVLEVLCIAGGQDYLLKIVVDDVDDYHTFVVTHLSSLSNISTLSSSFVLKEIKRETAFHLIF
- a CDS encoding RES family NAD+ phosphorylase → MSYTQELGENWVRNEKTALLKVPSSIISAESNFLLNPNHADFKFIKLLKFEPFVFDKRIKL
- the mgrA gene encoding L-glyceraldehyde 3-phosphate reductase yields the protein MPYTAAPNRYTQMQYRRCGNSGLKLPAISLGLWHNFGHVDQLENCSEILKLAFDNGVTHFDLANNYGPPPGSAEENFGRLLKRDFEGYRDEMIISSKAGYTMWDGPYGDWGSKKYLVSSLDQSLKRMGMEYVDIFYHHRPDPQTPLEETMAALDLIVRQGKALYVGISNYQAEEAAEAMKILKRLGTPCLIHQPKYSMYERWVEGGLLDLLGNEGIGCIPFSPLAQGMLTNKYLKGIPEDSRAAKSHGALQQDQLTPERLKQLNALNAVAESRGQKLAQMALSWILKDERITSVLVGASKAEQLADSLKCLNNLDFSTEELQKIEQILAS
- a CDS encoding RES family NAD+ phosphorylase; translated protein: MSNYAGSLVASGRAARWNPNDVSMIYTAESRSLACLENVVHRSQFGLNSAFQVMTIEIPDDLPIASIPLKSLPENWFSLKTCLIHRN
- a CDS encoding histone H1, translating into MEKFSKVKELLASIEADAEKFYNAGNSAAGTRVRKAMQDLKVLAQEIRSEVTEKKNSEK
- a CDS encoding thiamine pyrophosphate-dependent enzyme; amino-acid sequence: MSKKVAEQLVEMLVEAGIKRIYAVTGDSLNELNDAVRRNDNIRWIHVRHEEAGAYAAAAEAELHGLACCAGSSGPGHVHLINGLYDAHRAGAAVLAIASTCATTEFGSGYFQETNTTKLFDDCSHYNQIATTPAQLPRMTQAALQHAFHHKGVAVLGLPGDVSSMEAVENMSADKTYFSKASICPAEEELLALSRLINTHKKIAIFCGIGAVEAHDEVVKLAEMLKAPVGYSFRGKMGIQYDNPYEVGMTGLLGLPSAYHSMHESDLVILLGTDFPYVPFIPQDKILVQIDSKPERLGRRAKLDMGLHGDIKTSLNALFPLLDTNTDDSFLAAQLKVYEKVKEHLNTYVADKGEKDAIHPEAVAFEINKLAAQDAIFTVDTGMCCVWGSRYIDATGKRTMLGSFNHGSMANAMPHAIGAALSSPERQVVAMCGDGGLSMMLGDLATIKQYNLPIKLIVFNNRSLGMVKLEMEVAGLPDSETDMVNPDFALVATAMGIKGVTIDDPNQLEEGMKAAFMHDGPVLVNVMTDPNAMAMPPKIEFKMMKGMALTMTKLMLGGKFDEVLDTVKSNYKHLKSIID
- a CDS encoding methionine aminotransferase codes for the protein MIATQSKLPGTGTNIFSVMSKLAEEHQAINLSQGFPDYECDPKLIEYVAEAMRQGFNQYAPMTGLAALREVITEKMNQLYGANYHPETEINVTAGGTQAIFTALSAYIHPGDEVIIFEPAYDAYAPTIKLLGGLVKPYELAPPQYEIDWEMVKKLFSANTKMIILNSPQNPTGCVLSEKDIKALIKLTKNTDIMILSDEVYEHIIFDGKQHHSVALYPELRERSFIVASFGKLLHTTGWKLGYCLAPEQMMKEFRKIHQFNVFSVNTPMQVGIARYLKDPQSYLGLSAFFQQKRDLFRSLLTETKFKLLPCDGSYFQCVSYEHLSDEKDVAMAERLIKEYGVASIPVSAFYIRNTDHHVLRFCFAKKQETLEKAVERLVKL
- a CDS encoding histidine decarboxylase, which codes for MKTPLNTKDNERLSAYMKLAEERAKHFIGYPIAQDFDYSELYPLLKLPLNNVGDPWVESTYDLNSRSLELEVLEFFAELFHAPANNWWGYVTNGGSEGNLYGLYVARELYPNGIVYYSEATHYSVQKNIQLLNLRSIVIRTQENGEMDYEDLNAMVQMHRDQPVIILANIGTTMMEAKDDLQQIQQILRRQAIKNHYIHCDAALAGTYSALLNLKPGFDFNHGTDSMAISGHKFIGSPIPCGLVLVKKNYKDRIGKAIPYIGTVDTTITGSRNGHSPIFIWYALKKLGKEGLKQRALECLETAAYTVKSLNNIGVPAWTNPSALTVVFPAPSIALRQKWQIATEDGNSHVICMPGVTKAQIDDFVQDLQAEIELTAALTL
- a CDS encoding GreA/GreB family elongation factor, which produces METKTLSLSKSDLKLLKDHLDKSNMSPYNKEKLRKEIKEATIYADQDLPEDVVCLKSEARIANTKTGKEFSFKIVMPEEANIKVQKVSVFAPISIALFGYRTGDIINWEMPDGIQEFKILEVKRMS
- the parS gene encoding type II RES/Xre toxin-antitoxin system antitoxin, which gives rise to MANTSKPYKDKTPLSVVAEAALIAPYQPLYNDSISLLMSSKSGLSAKAALDFLSLSGFTREEFQDTFKTNVKTIQNYASNASRLDPSLSEKLLKSFSLFEKGIEIFGRAKAFHQWLNTPSYGLGHQIPFDLMDTFTGISLIEEELIRIAHGDLA
- a CDS encoding queuosine precursor transporter, whose amino-acid sequence is MTFKTKESRLLLILGSFFVANAILSEFIGVKIFTVEGTLGIKQFDINLLGVPNLSFNMSAGVLTWPLIFIMTDIINEYFGVRQVRFLSVLAAILISYAFFVVAAAMRLSPSDFWVNQTIDGHPLNMNHAFAGIFGQGMWIIVGSVIAFLVGQIADVFIFHKIKKVTGERALWLRATGSTVISQFIDSFVVIFIAFYLNPQYHWSWQMVTAIGLVNYTYKFVVAILMTPLLYVVHHVIDRYLGKDLSQRMIKMAGR